From Mesorhizobium sp. Pch-S:
GTATCCGCGCCATGGCCGCCGACGCGGCCATTGCCTCGGCGCTCGACATCGCGGCCGGTTCGCCCTGCCTTGTCGTGGAACGCCGAACCTGGAATGCCGAGCGCCCGGTCACGCAGGTGCGTTTCGTCTATGCTGCCGAAAGCCACGAGCTGGTCGCGCGTTTCGCGCCATCGCAGGGTTGAGCGTCAGCTCTCCAACCTGGCCTGTGGCTGCCACAGATAGAGGATGTCGGGCTCGCGTTCTTCATTGTCGCGACCGTCGGTCTCCCGGATAGCCGTGAAGCCATGCTTCTCGTAGAAGTGGCGCGCAGCCATGTTTTTCTGGAACGTCCAGAGCTGTAACGTCGGCCAGGTTGCTTTCGCCGCACCGAGCAGAACCGCACCGATGCCTCGATTCTGATATCCCGGCAGCACATAGAGCTGATCCACCCACCCTTCGCGGAAGGCGATGAAGCCGACGATATCAGCGTCGAGGGCACCCCAGACCTCGCAGCTGGCATAGACATGATTTTCGAAGAAAAGCCGGTCTTCCTGCGGCGTGTGAATTCCCGCCAGCCATGGCAGCCGTTCATCGAACGCCTGGCGCAAAACGACAGCGACACGAGCCATGTCTTGCAAACCCAGCCGATGCAGGGAAACGGTCATGGATCAGATGATACCCAACAAAAAATGGGGCCGATCCCAACCGGACGGCCCCATTCTGTTGATCAAGCGGCCCGCGCAGCCGGCTTGCGATTGAAGCGGCGCTTGTTGCGGAACGGCTTGCCGCCCTCCGGTTTGCGCTCGCCATGCGGCTTGTCGCCAAACGGACGGTCGCCCTTGGGCTTGCCGTGGAAGTGGCGCTCGCCACTCGGCTTGGCCTTGAAGGGACGATCGCCACCCTGGTTGCGTTCACCCTGGGCGCTGTGTTCGCCATCCGACTTGCCGGAAAACGGGCGACCACCCTGCGGCTTGCCGCCAAAACGCTTCTTGCCGAAGCCGTCATTGCGCGGCCGGCCGTCACGGCGCTGGCCACGATCCTCACGCGCGCCATCGTTTGCCGGGGCAAAATTGCGCTCACCCTGCGGACGCGGCTCGCGGACCGGATCGGGCTGGCCGAGATGGTCGGCGATCACCGGCAACTTCATGCGGATGATGCGTTCGACCTGGCGCAGCTTGCTGTTCTCGGACGGATCGACCAACGTGATGGCGATGCCGTCGCGGCCATTGCGACCGGTGCGGCCGATGCGGTGAACGTAGCTTTCGGCTTCATCCGGCAGGTCGAAATTAACGACATGGCTGATGCCGGGCACGTCGATGCCGCGCGCGGCGATGTCGGTGGCGACCAGAATGCGAACCGAGCCGTCGCGGAACCCGTTCAAAGCTTTCTGGCGGGCGTTCTGGCTCTTGTTGCCGTGGATGACGGCAGCCTCGAAGCCGTCCCGCTCGAGATCCTTGGTGACTCGATCGGCACCGTGCTTGGTGCGTGCGAACACGATCACCGAGCTCATGGCCTCGTCGGCCAGCATGTCCGAAAG
This genomic window contains:
- a CDS encoding GNAT family N-acetyltransferase codes for the protein MTVSLHRLGLQDMARVAVVLRQAFDERLPWLAGIHTPQEDRLFFENHVYASCEVWGALDADIVGFIAFREGWVDQLYVLPGYQNRGIGAVLLGAAKATWPTLQLWTFQKNMAARHFYEKHGFTAIRETDGRDNEEREPDILYLWQPQARLES
- a CDS encoding DEAD/DEAH box helicase, coding for MTEEINAEPTGFAKLGISGQLLKATVLAGFTEPKPIQEQAIPAQLAGRDILGIAQTGSGKTAAFALPILSRIIALGTKRRPKTARALILAPTRELAVQIEETIKVLAKGAHISTALVLGGVSRFSQVKKIGPGVDFLIATPGRLMDLVREKDVILSETTWLVLDEADRMLDMGFINDVKRIAKATHPARQTALFSATMPAEIEQLTQSLLRDPVRVEVAPQGTTAAEIVQSVVLARTKQKRKVLSDMLADEAMSSVIVFARTKHGADRVTKDLERDGFEAAVIHGNKSQNARQKALNGFRDGSVRILVATDIAARGIDVPGISHVVNFDLPDEAESYVHRIGRTGRNGRDGIAITLVDPSENSKLRQVERIIRMKLPVIADHLGQPDPVREPRPQGERNFAPANDGAREDRGQRRDGRPRNDGFGKKRFGGKPQGGRPFSGKSDGEHSAQGERNQGGDRPFKAKPSGERHFHGKPKGDRPFGDKPHGERKPEGGKPFRNKRRFNRKPAARAA